Proteins encoded within one genomic window of Arachis ipaensis cultivar K30076 chromosome B08, Araip1.1, whole genome shotgun sequence:
- the LOC110265415 gene encoding uncharacterized protein LOC110265415, translated as MKGQNTKGKGDTFHHCLTARVVSLSQTATVLAARSRCRSGYRKPLPSLCLLGLSSDDFISKLRLPVDHRNFWPLSELPPGQFGIAAGPFYYYRLSYRDCLLRLKPFLLLRK; from the exons ATGAAGGGTCAGAACACGAAGGGAAAAGGAGACACCTTCCACCACTGTCTCACCGCCAGAGTCGTGTCACTATCGCAAACCGCCACCGTTCTGGCTGCCAGAAGCCGTTGCCGTTCTGGCTACCGGAAGCCACTGCCGAGCCTTTGCCTTCTTG GGTTGAGTTCTGATGatttcatatcaaaattaagGTTGCCAGTGGACCACCGGAATTTCTGGCCGCTGTCGGAGCTGCCGCCGGGTCAGTTCGGGATTGCAGCTGGTCCGTTTTACTATTATC GATTGAGTTATCGGGATTGCCTGTTGCGATTAAAGCCGTTTCTGCTATTGCGGAAGTGA